From a region of the Triticum aestivum cultivar Chinese Spring chromosome 7D, IWGSC CS RefSeq v2.1, whole genome shotgun sequence genome:
- the LOC123170044 gene encoding BTB/POZ and MATH domain-containing protein 1-like yields MAIACTNLTNVVRSVHLLRIDGYSITKAMRSDCWIKSRWNVGRYEWGVHLNPALPNDTIDHRPWVTLRLVFLSEGCTTPNVEASMRCRLVDPRGTADPSEEKSITCKFNNRPKRQLGVSGDCSDPAYLMSARELEASCYLKDDSFTVQCTVTVLKDLAEVTIRDDEPLPVVPSSGLHHHLGELLRSGTAADVEFIVSGESLVAHKSILAARSPVLMAEFFGHMREASSRVVVIEDMEAAAFKVMLNFIYTDTVPELDGQDEAATSMAQHLLVAADRYGLDSLKLICMNKLLSCITADTAVAILVLADQHNCSQLKAKCAEFLFHTLPQC; encoded by the coding sequence ATGGCAATTGCCTGCACAAACCTCACCAATGTTGTGCGTTCGGTGCATCTGCTCAGGATCGATGGCTACAGCATCACCAAAGCCATGCGCAGCGATTGCTGGATAAAGTCCAGGTGGAACGTCGGCAGATACGAGTGGGGAGTCCACCTCAATCCTGCACTGCCGAACGACACCATCGACCATAGACCGTGGGTCACGCTGAGGCTCGTCTTCCTCAGCGAAGGCTGCACTACACCCAACGTGGAAGCGAGCATGCGCTGCCGTTTGGTGGATCCGAGGGGGACGGCCGATCCGTCTGAAGAAAAGAGTATCACGTGTAAGTTCAATAATCGTCCGAAGCGCCAGCTTGGGGTCTCAGGAGATTGCTCGGATCCAGCTTATCTCATGTCGGCACGGGAACTAGAGGCGTCGTGCTATCTCAAGGACGACTCCTTCACCGTGCAATGCACCGTCACGGTGCTCAAGGACTTGGCCGAAGTAACGATCCGGGACGACGAACCATTGCCCGTCGTGCCGTCCTCGGGCTTGCACCACCACCTCGGCGAGCTGCTGCGGAGCGGGACGGCGGCGGACGTTGAGTTTATCGTGTCGGGCGAGTCCTTGGTTGCTCACAAGAGCATACTGGCGGCGAGGTCCCCTGTGCTCATGGCCGAGTTCTTTGGGCACATGAGGGAGGCGAGCTCTCGGGTCGTCGTGAtcgaggacatggaggcggcggcgttTAAGGTCATGCTGAACTTCATCTACACTGACACGGTGCCTGAACTTGACGGGCAGGACGAGGCGGCGACGTCGATGGCTCAGCATCTACTTGTGGCTGCTGACAGGTATGGACTGGACAGTCTCAAGCTGATTTGCATGAACAAGCTATTGAGTTGCATCACCGCCGACACAGCAGTGGCAATTTTGGTTTTGGCCGATCAACACAACTGTTCCCAACTCAAGGCCAAGTGTGCAGAATTCTTGTTCCACACACTACCGCAATGCTAG